Proteins from one Neodiprion fabricii isolate iyNeoFabr1 chromosome 5, iyNeoFabr1.1, whole genome shotgun sequence genomic window:
- the LOC124182367 gene encoding CD109 antigen isoform X2, with the protein MWWLTLVICLANTYGQTPENVDPTRPYYNRYNENQERDSNLAYGTRNGGQNDNVIIKEAIDIYNTKYSDAYWAYKGWIPQPMTYFVVASRLVRPGQTYRVAVNVLQSPLPLTVRSSIQWNGIEIAAAHEEVKPGIPETLMMRMPSTSITGDYRLRIEGMYNSLTGGQAFLNETKLMFNQRSMTIFIQLDKPVYMQGQTVRFRTIPINTELKTFNDPVDVYMLDPRGRVMRRWLSRQSNLGTVSLTYQLSDQPVFGEWKIQITAQGQIEEKTFSVEEYYQTRFEVNVTMPAFFFDNDPYIHGIVQANYTSGAPVRGNLTIRASFRPIDRIHSTSAQNEITDKYFNFDEYYPAWFNKPTEFQERQPVLRFFNGTYAFRYPMRELLQFAPSLDRMEVMVTATVGERFLEEIITGYSTARIYNSSIKIHFFGGSPQIFKPQMPFSLNIVASFHDDSPLRESQLRNARMEMRADVEMRGGGRRSLDTQYLRLVPDSDAIWYMKIDLKSQLGLDDNPQQAQRVLNDVTSMRIYAYLTDGEGNRAQSELLLITHESPNHKQIKVSTSTANAKVGEYIIFHVQTNYYIDDFNYIIMSKGSILLHQQETMQDNIRTFSIPLSPEMAPVATAIVYHVGRYGEVIADSLTFPVNGISRNNFTLFINDKKARTGENVEIAIYGEPGAYVGLSGIDRAFYTMQAGNELTYANVITKMSHFGEETNGTHSHSWLSHGGDPDELVYFPSSTYGVDVNRTFEYVGLAVFTDAQIYRRLDYCNRTQGFGECLSGKCYRLDKKCDGVFDCDDGTDEVLCILGNATDLANFRKSRFNRLQRQYENVWLWKDINIGPHGRQIFNIDVPKRPVHWMVTAFSMSPTIGFGMLPKAIEYIGMLPFYINVEMPTHSRQGEQVGIRVSVFNYMKMNIEATVVLSDSKDYKFVHVEANGIVQSYSPRTSFGEHQFFIWIHAQDATVVYLPIVPTRLGDIKVHIYATTLIGRDQVTRMLHVEADGLPQHRHQSILLDLSNRAYVFQYMHVNITETPIIPYEENRYYIYGSNKATISIVGDVVGPIFPTMPVNATSLLGLPMDAAEQNMFSFAANMYTTLYMRLINQRNITQEKDSFYYMNIGYQRQLSFMMPDGSFSLFRSDWNNSASSVWLTAYCARVFQEARFYEWENYLYIDPNVISDAVAWILQHQTWEGSFYEITWLPDRKMNSSLNYEDNPIKHRNISLTAHVLITLETVKDLKGGLGAQVALAAAKAVKWLEQNLDLLEQSGKPYEVSIVAYALLLAKASSAEQGFNILTNLARREDGLTYWGREVVPLPPQKLENQKPFSLPRLPYAYDSENIETTAYALLVHVARQEVWTEPIVKWLNAQRLTDGGWASTQDTAWAMKALMDYTVRQRIRDVSELTVTIEATALPGQTKTLYVTPKNLARLQTVEIPEAWGTVQVQAKGAGYAILQMSVQYNVDIKKFQTQPPIRAFDLITRANFHGRNQSHITYTSCQKWINVNESTRSGMAVLDVTIPTGYIIQQQNLDRYILSRQVRNLQRARFQERKVLFYFDYLDTEETCVNFTIERWFPVANMSRYLPIRVYDYYAPERFNETIFDSLSTYILNICEVCGSSQCPYCHIYNAATLLATPTGFVLILSLFVTVTRYFRMQHFNIEYFHNN; encoded by the exons ATGTGGTGGCTAACATTGGTGATATGTTTGGCCAACACGTACGGCCAGACCCCGGAAAATGTGGATCCAACTCGTCCTTATTACAATCGATACAATGAAAATCAGGAAAGAGATTCTAATCTTGCATATGGAACTAGAAATGGTGGTCAAAATGATAATGTCATTATTAAAGAAGC gaTAGACATTTACAATACTAAATATTCTGACGCATATTGGGCATACAAAGGTTGGATACCACAGCCTAT GACATACTTTGTGGTAGCCTCTCGTTTGGTGCGACCTGGCCAAACATATCGAGTTGCCGTCAATGTACTTCAGAGTCCATTGCCTTTGACTGTTCGATCTTCTATCCAATGGAACGGTATCGAGATAGCTGCTGCTCATGAAGAAGTGAAACCAGGCATACCAGAAACATTGATGATGCGAATGCCATCTACGTCAATTACTGGAGATTATAGACTCAGGATTGAGGGAATGTACAATTCACTGACCGGCGGCCAAGcatttttaaatgaaacgaaactgATGTTTAATCAAAGATCCATGacgattttcattcaactaGATAAGCCAGTTTACATGCAGGGACAAACCGTTAGGTTCAGAACGATTCCCATCAATACGGAATTGAAAACTTTCAATGATCCCGTCGATGTTTACATGCTGGATCCAAGAGGAAGGGTAATGAGAAGGTGGCTAAGTCGACAAAGTAATTTAGGGACTGTTTCCCTAACTTATCAACTTTCGGACCAACCTGTGTTTGGCGAATGGAAAATTCAGATTACAGCACAAGGCCAAATAGAAGAAAAGACATTTTCCGTTGAAGAATACTATCAAACCCGTTTTGAAGTGAACGTGACGATGCCTGCATTTTTCTTTGACAACGATCCGTACATTCATGGTATAGTTCAGGCGAATTATACGTCTGGAGCTCCGGTCAGAGGAAATCTTACTATTAGAGCAAGTTTTCGCCCTATCGATAGAATCCATAGTACTTCCGCTCAGAATGAAATCACTGACAAATATTTCAACTTCGACGAATATTATCCGGCTTGGTTTAATAAACCGACTGAATTTCAAGAAAGACAACCAGTATTGCGATTTTTTAACGGTACATACGCCTTCAGGTATCCAATGAGAGAACTACTTCAATTTGCACCTTCTTTAGACAGAATGGAGGTAATGGTTACTGCAACTGTGGGAGAAAGATTTTTGGAAGAAATAATTACAGGATATTCTACAGCAAGGATATACAACTCTAGCATAAAAATTCACTTCTTTGGAGGTTCAccacaaattttcaaaccacaGATGCCCTTCTCCTTGAACATAGTTGCATCATTCCACGACGACTCTCCTTTAAGGGAATCGCAGTTAAGAAATGCGAGAATGGAGATGAGAGCTGATGTTGAAATGCGTGGTGGGGGTCGACGGTCACTCGATACTCAATACTTGCGACTTGTTCCAGACAGTGATGCGATTTggtatatgaaaattgatctCAAGTCTCAATTGGGGCTTGACGATAACCCGCAACAAGCGCAACGTGTACTGAACGATGTAACTTCTATGAGAATATACGCTTATTTAACAGATGGTGAAGGCAATAGAGCGCAGAGTGAACTACTACTGATTACTCATGAATCTCCAAATCACAAGCAAATCAAAGTTTCTACGTCAACAGCAAATGCCAAAGTTGGGGaatatatcatttttcatGTTCAGACTAACTATTACATCGACGATTTTAACTACATTATAATGTCGAAAGGATCCATCCTACTACACCAGCAAGAGACCATGCAAGATAATATCAGAACTTTCTCAATACCATTGAGTCCGGAAATGGCTCCAGTAGCTACAGCTATTGTTTATCATGTGGGACGTTATGGCGAAGTTATAGCAGACTCGTTGACTTTCCCTGTGAATGGTATATCGAGAAATAACTTCACACTATTTATAAATGACAAAAAAGCAAGAACGGGTGAAAATGTTGAGATCGCAATTTATGGAGAGCCTGGAGCATATGTAGGCTTATCTGGAATCGACAGGGCTTTCTATACTATGCAAGCTGGCAACGAGTTGACTTATGCTAACGTCATAACAAAAATGTCACATTTTGGTGAAGAAACGAATGGTACACATTCTCATTCTTGGCTTTCTCATGGAGGAGATCCAGACGAGCTAGTATACTTCCCCTCATCTACGTATGGTGTTGATGTCAACAGAACATTTGAGTACGTAGGCTTGGCAGTTTTCACGGATGCTCAAATTTATAGAAGATTGGATTATTGCAACAGAACTCAAGGATTCGGAGAATGCTTAAGTGGTAAGTGTTACAGGCTGGACAAAAAATGTGATGGGGTATTTGATTGTGACGACGGAACAGACGAAGTACTGTGCATACTTGGAAATGCTACAGATTTAGCCAACTTCAGAAAATCAAGATTCAACAGATTGCAACGACAATATGAAAACGTTTGGTTGTGGAAAGACATTAACATTGGACCTCACGGAAGACAGATATTTAATATCGATGTGCCTAAGAGACCTGTGCATTGGATGGTAACAGCTTTTAGTATGAGTCCCACTATAGGTTTTGGAATGTTGCCTAAAGCTATAGAGTACATTGGTATGTTGCCATTCTACATCAATGTTGAAATGCCAACTCATAGTCGGCAAGGTGAACAGGTCGGAATACGAGTGTCTGTATTCAACTACATGAAGATGAACATAGAGGCGACAGTAGTTTTGTCGGATTCAAAAGATTACAAATTTGTCCATGTTGAAGCAAACGGGATAGTGCAATCTTATAGCCCAAGAACATCTTTTGGCgaacatcaatttttcatttggatACATGCGCAAGATGCTACTGTCGTATACTTGCCTATAGTACCTACAAGATTAGGGGACATCAAAGTTCACATTTATGCAACAACGTTAATCGGCAGAGATCAAGTTACACGGATGTTGCATGTCGAGGCTGATGGCTTACCTCAGCACAGACATCAGTCAATTCTACTTGATTTGAGTAATCGAGCTTATGTATTCCAGTACATGCACGTAAACATCACAGAAACACCTATTATACCGTACGAAGAAAATCGTTACTACATATATGGTTCAAACAAAGCAACAATTAGTATCGTTGGTGATGTTGTCGGTCCCATTTTCCCCACAATGCCAGTAAATGCTACAAGTTTACTGGGTTTGCCAATGGATGCAGCCGAGCAAAATATGTTCAGTTTTGCTGCCAATATGTACACCACTCTCTATATGAGATTGATAAATCAACGCAACATTACTCAGGAAAAGGATAGTTTCTATTACATGAATATAGGGTATCAAAGACAATTGTCTTTCATGATGCCTGATGGATCTTTCAGTCTGTTTCGCAGTGATTGGAATAATTCAGCATCCAGTGTCTGGTTGACTGCATATTGTGCCAGAGTTTTCCAAGAAGCTAGATTTTATGAATGGGAAAACTATCTGTACATTGATCCAAATGTAATTTCCGATGCAGTTGCTTGGATCTTGCAACATCAGACATGGGAAGGTTCATTTTACGAAATAACGTGGCTACCAGACAGAAAAATGAACAGTTCATTAAATTATGAAGATAATCCAATTAAACACAGAAACATATCACTTACTGCACATGTTCTGATTACTCTGGAAACGGTGAAGGATTTGAAGGGGGGCTTGGGAGCTCAAGTAGCATTAGCAGCAGCAAAGGCAGTGAAGTGGCTTGAGCAAAATTTGGACTTGCTTGAGCAAAGTGGAAAGCCTTACGAAGTATCAATAGTGGCATATGCATTGCTGCTAGCCAAAGCCTCGTCTGCAGAACAAGGTTTTAACATTTTAACAAATTTGGCAAGGCGAGAGGATGGTCTAACTTACTGGGGTAGAGAAGTTGTCCCCCTACCACCACagaaattagaaaatcaaAAGCCTTTCTCATTGCCACGTCTTCCATATGCCTACGATtctgaaaatatcgaaacaaCTGCGTATGCGCTTCTTGTGCATGTAGCTAGACAGGAAGTCTGGACTGAACCCATCGTCAAATGGCTTAATGCACAAAGATTGACAGACGGTGGATGGGCGTCGACGCAAGACACTGCCTGGGCCATGAAGGCATTGATGGACTATACAGTCAGACAAAGAATTAGGGACGTTAGTGAATTGACTGTCACTATTGAAGCAACTGCTTTACCTGGCCAGACTAAAACGTTGTATGTCACCCCGAAAAACTTGGCAAGACTCCAAACTGTTGAG ATACCAGAAGCTTGGGGTACAGTTCAGGTACAAGCTAAAGGAGCTGGTTACGCCATTTTACAAATGTCTGTTCAATACAATGTTGATATCAAGAAATTCCAAACACAACCACCCATCAGAGCCTTTGACTTAATAACACGAGCCAATTTCCATGGAAGAAATCAGTCTCATATCACCTATACCAGTTGTCAAAA ATGGATAAACGTGAATGAATCTACACGTTCCGGAATGGCTGTATTGGATGTCACCATTCCTACAGGATACATCATACAACAGCAGAACTTGGATAGATACATCTTATCTAGGCAGGTTCGAAATTTGCAACGTGCCCGATTCCAAGAAAGAAAAGTATTATTTTACTTCGACTACTTAGACACGGAAGAAACATGCGTCAACTTTACAATTGAAAGATGGTTTCCAGTCGCTAATATGTCCAGATATTTGCCAATTAGAGTTTACGACTATTATGCTCCTG aaCGTTTCAATGAAACTATATTCGATTCATTGTCAACGTATATTCTTAACATTTGTGAGGTCTGTGGAAGTTCGCAATGTCCATACTGTCACATTTATAACGCAGCTACGCTACTAGCAACTCCAACTGGATTTGTTCTCATACTTTCATTGTTCGTTACTGTAACGAGGTACTTCAGAATGCAACACTTTAACatagaatattttcacaataattga